Proteins encoded by one window of Dietzia sp. B32:
- a CDS encoding TetR/AcrR family transcriptional regulator — protein sequence MTGIGVEDGGVGEQRDPAAPLTPRARAKARRRDEILVAAARLMARRGFHAVRLDDIGAEVGISGPGMYRYFSSKEDVLAEMLLDISRRLRDGGRAAVERGGDPTDVLDALLGVHVDFVATEPDLISVQFRDLGSLPAAPRHEVRRLQREYAQLWVDALVRVRPDLSSIEARAHVHAVFGLLNSSPRLPAMAEAELRRVLTAMAAAALRS from the coding sequence ATGACGGGGATCGGGGTCGAGGACGGCGGGGTGGGCGAGCAGCGTGACCCGGCGGCCCCGCTGACCCCGCGCGCCCGGGCCAAGGCCCGCCGACGCGACGAGATCCTCGTCGCCGCCGCTCGCCTCATGGCCCGGCGCGGGTTCCACGCCGTGCGATTGGATGACATCGGTGCCGAGGTCGGCATCTCCGGACCCGGCATGTACCGCTACTTCTCCTCCAAGGAGGACGTGCTGGCGGAGATGCTGCTCGACATCTCGCGCCGGCTGCGGGACGGCGGACGCGCCGCGGTCGAGCGGGGCGGGGATCCCACGGACGTGCTCGACGCCCTGCTCGGGGTGCACGTCGACTTCGTCGCCACCGAACCCGACCTCATCAGCGTGCAGTTCCGCGACCTCGGTTCGCTGCCGGCCGCGCCCCGGCACGAGGTCCGCCGACTGCAGCGCGAGTACGCACAGCTGTGGGTGGACGCCCTGGTGCGGGTCCGACCCGACCTCTCGTCGATCGAGGCGCGGGCGCACGTCCACGCGGTGTTCGGCCTCCTCAACTCGAGCCCCCGGTTGCCCGCCATGGCCGAGGCCGAGCTGCGGCGCGTGCTCACGGCCATGGCGGCGGCGGCCCTGCGGTCCTGA
- the sucC gene encoding ADP-forming succinate--CoA ligase subunit beta yields the protein MDLFEYQAKALFAKHDVPTTPGRVADTAEEAEKVAAEIGTPVVVKAQVKVGGRGKAGGVKLAEDAKEARARAEDILGLDIKGHIVKNLLVAEASDIAEEYYISFLVDRANRNYLAMCSVEGGVEIEQVAEESPDRLARINIDPTVGVDVAKAREIAKAGHLPEEVLDAAAVTIAKLYEVFVKEDASLVEVNPLVRTPSDEILALDGKVTLDENAEFRHKETFADFADAGTTDPLEQKAAENDLNYVKLDGEVGIIGNGAGLVMSTLDVVAYAGENHGGVKPANFLDIGGGASAEVMANGLDVILGDEQVKSVFVNVFGGITACDAVANGIVKALEILGDEANKPLVVRLDGNNVEEGRKILAEANHPLVTLADNMDSGADKAAELAAK from the coding sequence ATGGATCTCTTTGAATACCAGGCAAAGGCTCTTTTCGCGAAGCATGACGTGCCCACCACCCCGGGGCGCGTCGCGGATACCGCGGAGGAGGCCGAGAAGGTCGCGGCCGAGATCGGCACGCCTGTTGTCGTCAAGGCACAGGTGAAGGTCGGTGGCCGAGGCAAGGCCGGCGGCGTGAAGCTGGCGGAGGATGCCAAGGAGGCCCGCGCCCGGGCCGAGGACATCCTGGGCCTGGACATCAAGGGCCACATCGTCAAGAACCTGCTCGTCGCCGAGGCCAGCGATATCGCTGAGGAGTACTACATCTCCTTCCTCGTCGATCGTGCGAACCGCAACTACCTGGCCATGTGCTCGGTCGAGGGCGGCGTCGAGATCGAGCAGGTCGCCGAGGAGTCCCCGGACCGCCTCGCCCGGATCAACATCGACCCCACGGTCGGTGTCGACGTGGCCAAGGCCCGCGAGATCGCGAAGGCCGGCCACCTGCCGGAGGAGGTGCTGGACGCCGCCGCGGTGACCATCGCCAAGCTGTACGAGGTGTTCGTCAAGGAGGACGCCTCGCTGGTCGAGGTCAACCCGCTCGTGCGTACACCGAGTGACGAGATCCTCGCCCTCGACGGCAAGGTCACCCTGGACGAGAACGCCGAGTTCCGTCACAAGGAGACCTTCGCCGACTTCGCCGACGCGGGCACCACGGATCCGCTCGAGCAGAAGGCCGCGGAGAACGACCTCAACTACGTCAAGCTGGACGGCGAGGTCGGCATCATCGGCAACGGCGCCGGTCTGGTCATGTCGACCCTCGACGTCGTCGCCTACGCGGGCGAGAACCACGGCGGCGTCAAGCCCGCCAACTTCCTCGACATCGGCGGCGGCGCCTCGGCCGAGGTCATGGCCAACGGTCTCGACGTCATCCTCGGCGACGAGCAGGTCAAGAGCGTGTTCGTCAACGTGTTCGGTGGCATCACCGCGTGTGACGCGGTCGCGAACGGCATCGTCAAGGCCCTGGAGATCCTGGGCGACGAGGCCAACAAGCCCCTCGTGGTCCGGCTCGACGGCAACAACGTCGAGGAGGGTCGCAAGATCCTCGCCGAGGCGAACCACCCGCTCGTGACCCTGGCCGACAACATGGACTCCGGCGCCGACAAGGCCGCCGAGCTGGCCGCCAAGTAA
- a CDS encoding M23 family metallopeptidase, translating to MQKSQFEVAATPVVIPPAGAHRVGRHRMPAPPHALRGRAAVLAVAAGAAVTAASAGSALSDTGTHSAEAGDIALLANGEPAPATSAPGAPATSAPATPSAPAPVVVPAAADGSSTDEISSTMLYAGTEINAQREIAEEQARRPKVVIPAIGAFTSPYAMRWGVMHSGIDIANVNGTPILAATDGVVVDAGPAQGYGNWVRIMSDDGTMTVYGHMETVDVQKGQRVYAGQKIAGMGNLGFSTGTHLHFEVLVNNGQQHVDPVIWLLEHGLDIMAGSVEGSSSFGS from the coding sequence GTGCAGAAGTCGCAATTCGAGGTAGCCGCGACTCCCGTCGTCATCCCCCCGGCCGGTGCACACCGCGTCGGCCGCCACCGGATGCCCGCGCCCCCGCACGCTCTCCGCGGTCGGGCCGCCGTCCTGGCCGTCGCCGCCGGCGCCGCGGTGACCGCCGCGTCGGCAGGGTCCGCCCTGAGTGACACGGGCACCCACTCGGCCGAGGCCGGGGACATCGCCCTGCTCGCCAACGGCGAGCCCGCCCCCGCCACCTCCGCGCCCGGCGCACCGGCGACCTCGGCTCCGGCGACGCCCTCGGCTCCCGCGCCGGTCGTCGTGCCGGCCGCTGCCGACGGTTCGTCCACCGACGAGATCAGCTCCACGATGCTGTATGCGGGCACCGAGATCAATGCTCAGCGCGAGATCGCCGAGGAGCAGGCACGACGGCCGAAGGTCGTCATCCCCGCGATCGGTGCGTTCACCTCCCCCTATGCGATGCGGTGGGGCGTGATGCACTCCGGCATCGACATCGCCAACGTCAACGGCACGCCCATCCTGGCGGCCACGGACGGCGTAGTGGTCGATGCGGGCCCCGCGCAGGGCTACGGCAACTGGGTGCGGATCATGTCCGACGACGGCACCATGACGGTCTACGGCCACATGGAGACCGTCGACGTCCAGAAGGGCCAGCGCGTCTACGCCGGCCAGAAGATCGCAGGCATGGGCAACCTCGGTTTCTCGACCGGCACCCACCTGCACTTCGAGGTGCTCGTCAACAACGGCCAGCAGCACGTCGATCCCGTGATCTGGCTCCTCGAGCACGGTCTCGACATCATGGCCGGCAGTGTCGAGGGCTCCAGCTCCTTCGGCAGCTGA
- a CDS encoding UvrD-helicase domain-containing protein has protein sequence MTDTAHAPARPTSPLLDGLNPQQAAAVTHRGGPLLIVAGAGSGKTSVLTRRIAYLLAEGGAHPGQILAITFTNKAAAEMRERVAMLVGPHAERMWVATFHLICVRILRAQSALLGTRNSNFTIYDSDDSRRLLGMIAKEQQLEVKKFTPRMLATAISNHKNELRDPSEAMDRALEDSDRTGQTIAAVYTEYQARLQSANAFDFDDLIGETVALLRAHPEVSAYYRRRFRHVMVDEYQDTNHAQYVLVRTLVGGAAGNDDDDEVGVPPAELCVVGDADQSIYAFRGATIRNIEDFEHDYPDARSILLEQNYRSTQTILTAANAVISRNPGRREKNLWTSEGAGELLVGYVADNEHDEARFIAGEIDRLVDSGEASYSDVAVFYRTNNSSRVVEDVFVRLGLPYKVVGGTRFYERKEVRDIVAYLKVLGNPDDTVALRRILNTPRRGIGDRAEACVVVHAEQRGIGFGQALRDAAEGKVALLPTRSVKAIAGFVTLLDDLRGRLDGNGHAAGEDSTPDVGALVEAVLESTGYRAELEASNDPQDAARLDNLNELVGVGREFSSEAALQRSAREQGFGEDDAGDAAGAVADQSDADLDEGLAEPGSLAAFLERVSLVADADQIPDEDQGQVTLMTLHTAKGLEFPVVFLIGMEDGLFPHMRALGDPAELSEERRLAYVGITRARKRLYLTRAMMRSSWGQPMTNPGSRFLEEIPTEAIEWQREEPAGGAGFGDDDSYAPRRRFGGGSGGGYGSGGYSSGGYSSSGAGSSGGRPSGIPRAKASAPALELAPGDRVTHDKYGLGKVLSCDGSGPRATATIDFGASGKVRLMLIGGVPMQKL, from the coding sequence ATGACCGACACCGCACACGCTCCCGCCCGCCCCACCTCGCCCCTCTTGGACGGGCTCAACCCACAGCAGGCCGCCGCGGTCACGCACCGCGGTGGCCCGCTGTTGATCGTGGCCGGCGCGGGCTCGGGTAAGACCAGCGTGCTCACCCGGCGGATCGCGTACCTGCTGGCGGAGGGCGGAGCGCATCCGGGTCAGATCCTCGCGATCACCTTCACCAACAAGGCCGCCGCCGAGATGCGGGAGCGGGTCGCGATGCTGGTCGGCCCGCACGCCGAGCGGATGTGGGTGGCCACGTTCCACTTGATCTGCGTCCGGATCCTGCGCGCCCAGTCGGCCCTGCTCGGGACGCGGAACTCGAACTTCACGATCTACGACTCGGACGATTCCCGGCGGCTGTTGGGGATGATCGCCAAGGAGCAGCAGCTCGAGGTCAAGAAGTTCACCCCCCGGATGCTGGCCACGGCCATCTCCAACCACAAGAACGAACTGCGAGACCCGTCCGAGGCGATGGACCGGGCGCTCGAGGACTCCGACCGCACCGGCCAGACCATCGCGGCCGTGTACACGGAGTACCAGGCGCGGCTGCAGTCGGCCAACGCGTTCGACTTCGACGACCTCATCGGGGAGACCGTCGCCCTGTTGCGTGCGCACCCCGAGGTCTCGGCGTACTACCGGCGCCGGTTCCGTCACGTCATGGTGGACGAGTACCAGGACACCAACCACGCCCAGTACGTGCTGGTCCGCACCCTCGTCGGCGGGGCGGCCGGGAATGACGACGACGACGAGGTGGGCGTCCCCCCGGCGGAACTCTGTGTGGTCGGTGACGCCGATCAGTCGATCTACGCCTTCCGCGGGGCCACGATCCGGAACATCGAGGACTTCGAGCACGACTACCCGGACGCCCGTTCCATCCTGTTGGAGCAGAACTACCGCTCCACGCAGACCATCCTCACGGCCGCCAACGCGGTGATCTCGCGTAACCCGGGTCGCCGGGAGAAGAACCTGTGGACCTCCGAGGGCGCGGGCGAGCTGCTGGTGGGTTACGTGGCGGACAACGAGCACGACGAGGCGAGGTTCATCGCCGGGGAGATCGACCGGCTGGTGGACTCCGGTGAGGCGTCCTACTCCGACGTCGCGGTGTTCTACCGGACCAACAACTCCTCCCGGGTCGTCGAGGACGTGTTCGTGCGCCTGGGCCTGCCGTACAAGGTCGTGGGCGGCACGCGGTTCTACGAGCGCAAGGAGGTGCGCGACATCGTCGCCTACCTCAAGGTGCTGGGCAACCCGGACGACACCGTGGCGCTGCGCCGCATCCTCAACACCCCCCGTCGTGGGATCGGGGACCGTGCCGAGGCGTGTGTTGTCGTCCACGCCGAGCAGCGGGGCATCGGGTTCGGACAGGCATTACGGGACGCGGCCGAGGGGAAGGTCGCGCTCCTGCCGACGCGGTCGGTCAAGGCGATAGCCGGGTTCGTGACGCTGCTCGACGACCTGCGAGGGCGTCTGGACGGCAATGGTCACGCGGCCGGGGAGGACTCGACGCCCGACGTCGGGGCGTTGGTCGAGGCCGTCCTCGAGAGCACCGGCTACCGGGCGGAGCTGGAGGCGTCCAACGACCCGCAGGACGCCGCCCGGTTGGACAACCTCAACGAGCTCGTGGGCGTCGGGCGCGAGTTCTCCTCGGAGGCCGCGTTGCAGCGTTCCGCTCGGGAGCAGGGGTTCGGGGAGGACGACGCCGGGGATGCCGCCGGAGCCGTGGCCGACCAGTCGGACGCCGACCTGGACGAGGGTCTCGCCGAGCCCGGGTCGCTGGCGGCGTTCCTCGAACGGGTCTCCCTGGTGGCCGACGCGGACCAGATCCCGGACGAGGACCAGGGGCAGGTCACTCTCATGACCCTGCACACCGCCAAGGGGCTGGAGTTCCCGGTGGTGTTCCTCATCGGCATGGAGGACGGGCTCTTCCCGCACATGCGGGCGCTGGGCGACCCGGCGGAGCTGTCCGAGGAACGCAGACTGGCCTATGTGGGGATCACCCGCGCCCGCAAGCGCCTCTACCTGACCCGCGCGATGATGCGGTCGTCGTGGGGACAGCCCATGACCAATCCGGGCTCCCGGTTCCTCGAGGAGATCCCCACCGAGGCGATCGAGTGGCAGCGCGAGGAGCCGGCGGGAGGGGCGGGCTTCGGCGACGACGACTCGTACGCGCCGCGCCGGCGCTTCGGAGGCGGATCGGGCGGGGGCTACGGTTCCGGCGGGTACAGCTCGGGTGGGTACAGCTCGAGCGGGGCCGGGTCCTCCGGTGGACGGCCGTCCGGAATCCCCCGTGCGAAGGCGTCCGCTCCCGCACTCGAGCTGGCGCCGGGGGACCGGGTCACGCACGACAAGTACGGACTCGGCAAGGTGCTGTCCTGCGATGGCAGCGGGCCGCGGGCCACGGCGACCATCGATTTCGGCGCCTCGGGCAAGGTCCGGCTCATGCTCATCGGGGGCGTCCCCATGCAGAAGCTCTAG
- the purH gene encoding bifunctional phosphoribosylaminoimidazolecarboxamide formyltransferase/IMP cyclohydrolase produces MTDSRRPVRRALISVYDKTGLDELARGLADAGVEIVSTGSTAQRIADAGVAVTPVDALTGFPECLEGRVKTLHPRVHAGILADTRKPEHLEQIADLGVQPFELVVVNLYPFTDTVASGADFDACVEQIDIGGPSMVRAAAKNHPSVAVLVDPAGYGDALAAVAAGGFTLEQRRGLAAAAFRHTGAYDVAVATWMTAQTIEPTDEGAEVYPVWQGQSLDLAATLRYGENPHQSAALYTDAAAAPGLAQATQVHGKEMSYNNYVDGDAAWRSAFDHAEPCVAIIKHANPCGIAIDADIAAAHRAAHECDPVSAFGGVIAANREVTVEMAEQVAEIFTEVIIAPSYADGAVEILQRKKNIRILEAQPPAEGEVERKQISGGVLVQQRDALDAPGDVVAGWTKACGDDADEQTLRDLLFAWRACRAVKSNAILLATGGATVGVGMGQVNRVDSARLAVQRAGERVTGAVAASDAFFPFADGLEVLAEAGVRAVVQPGGSVRDAEVIEAAEKAGITMYFTGARHFFH; encoded by the coding sequence GTGACCGATTCCCGCAGGCCCGTCCGCCGCGCACTCATCAGCGTCTACGACAAGACCGGGCTGGACGAGCTCGCCCGGGGGCTCGCCGACGCCGGAGTCGAGATCGTCTCCACCGGCTCCACCGCGCAGCGCATCGCCGACGCCGGGGTCGCCGTGACGCCCGTCGACGCGCTGACCGGGTTCCCGGAATGCCTCGAAGGGCGGGTCAAGACCCTGCACCCGCGGGTCCACGCCGGCATCCTGGCCGACACCCGCAAGCCGGAGCATCTCGAGCAGATCGCCGACCTCGGTGTGCAACCGTTCGAGCTCGTCGTCGTCAACCTCTATCCCTTCACTGACACCGTCGCCTCCGGCGCCGACTTCGACGCCTGCGTGGAACAGATCGACATCGGCGGGCCCTCGATGGTCCGCGCGGCCGCCAAGAACCACCCGTCGGTGGCCGTGCTCGTCGACCCCGCCGGATACGGCGACGCGCTCGCCGCCGTCGCGGCGGGCGGGTTCACCCTCGAGCAGCGCCGCGGCCTGGCCGCCGCCGCGTTCCGCCACACCGGCGCCTACGACGTCGCCGTGGCGACCTGGATGACCGCGCAGACCATCGAGCCGACCGACGAGGGCGCGGAGGTGTACCCGGTCTGGCAGGGGCAGAGCCTCGACCTGGCCGCCACGCTCCGTTACGGAGAGAACCCGCACCAGAGTGCCGCGCTCTACACCGATGCGGCCGCCGCGCCCGGCCTCGCGCAGGCCACGCAGGTGCACGGCAAGGAGATGAGCTACAACAACTACGTCGACGGTGACGCCGCGTGGCGCTCGGCGTTCGACCATGCCGAGCCGTGCGTGGCGATCATCAAGCACGCCAACCCGTGCGGGATCGCGATCGACGCCGACATCGCCGCGGCCCACCGCGCCGCCCACGAGTGCGACCCGGTGAGCGCGTTCGGCGGGGTGATCGCCGCCAACCGCGAGGTCACCGTCGAGATGGCCGAGCAGGTCGCCGAGATCTTCACCGAGGTGATCATCGCGCCGTCCTACGCCGACGGTGCCGTGGAGATCCTGCAGCGCAAGAAGAACATCCGGATCCTCGAGGCGCAGCCGCCCGCCGAGGGCGAGGTCGAGCGCAAGCAGATCTCCGGCGGCGTGCTCGTGCAGCAGCGGGACGCTCTCGACGCCCCCGGTGACGTGGTGGCGGGCTGGACCAAGGCGTGCGGGGACGACGCCGACGAGCAGACCCTGCGCGATCTGCTGTTCGCGTGGCGAGCCTGCCGCGCGGTCAAGTCCAACGCGATCCTCCTCGCGACCGGCGGGGCCACCGTCGGCGTGGGGATGGGGCAGGTCAACCGTGTCGACTCGGCGCGTCTGGCCGTGCAGCGCGCAGGGGAGCGGGTCACCGGCGCCGTCGCGGCCTCCGACGCGTTCTTCCCGTTCGCCGACGGACTCGAGGTGCTCGCCGAGGCCGGTGTGCGCGCCGTGGTCCAGCCCGGAGGGTCCGTGCGGGACGCCGAGGTGATCGAGGCCGCCGAGAAGGCCGGGATCACCATGTACTTCACCGGCGCCCGGCACTTCTTCCACTGA
- the sucD gene encoding succinate--CoA ligase subunit alpha, which yields MSIFLNKDSKVIVQGITGGEGTKHTARMLAAGTQVVGGVNARKAGTTVQHKDADGNDIELPVFGSVKEAMEATGADTTILFVPPPFTKDAIIEAVDAEIPLAVVITEGAPVLDTATAWNYNLAKGNKTRIIGPNCPGIITPGESLVGITPANIAGKGPIGLVSKSGTLTYQMMYELADYGFSTAIGIGGDPIIGTTHIDCIEAFENDPETKVIVMIGEIGGDAEERAADYIKANVTKPVVGYVAGFTAPEGKTMGHAGAIVSGSAGTAQAKQEALEAAGVKVGKTPSATAALAKEILDAM from the coding sequence ATGTCGATCTTCCTCAACAAGGACAGCAAGGTCATCGTCCAGGGCATCACCGGCGGTGAGGGCACCAAGCACACCGCCCGCATGCTCGCGGCCGGCACCCAGGTCGTCGGTGGCGTCAACGCCCGCAAGGCCGGCACCACGGTGCAGCACAAGGACGCTGACGGCAACGACATCGAGCTGCCCGTCTTCGGTTCCGTGAAGGAGGCCATGGAGGCCACCGGCGCCGACACGACGATCCTCTTCGTCCCGCCGCCGTTCACCAAGGACGCCATCATCGAGGCCGTGGACGCGGAGATCCCGCTCGCCGTGGTCATCACCGAGGGCGCGCCGGTCCTGGACACCGCCACCGCGTGGAACTACAACCTCGCCAAGGGCAACAAGACCCGAATCATCGGCCCGAACTGCCCAGGCATCATCACGCCGGGTGAGTCGCTGGTCGGCATCACCCCGGCCAACATCGCGGGCAAGGGCCCGATCGGTCTGGTGTCCAAGTCGGGCACCCTGACCTACCAGATGATGTACGAGCTCGCCGACTACGGGTTCTCGACCGCCATCGGCATCGGCGGCGACCCGATCATCGGCACCACGCACATCGACTGCATCGAGGCCTTCGAGAACGACCCGGAGACCAAGGTCATCGTGATGATCGGTGAGATCGGCGGCGACGCCGAGGAGCGCGCCGCCGACTACATCAAGGCCAACGTCACCAAGCCGGTCGTTGGCTACGTGGCCGGCTTCACGGCTCCCGAGGGCAAGACCATGGGCCACGCCGGCGCCATCGTCTCCGGCTCCGCGGGTACCGCGCAGGCCAAGCAGGAGGCCCTGGAGGCCGCGGGTGTCAAGGTCGGCAAGACGCCGTCCGCGACCGCCGCGCTCGCCAAGGAGATCCTCGACGCGATGTGA
- a CDS encoding DUF6350 family protein: MSPPRVIRPAARRSPAGARSLLWTAAAAALPVIVSVLVLAALTLAVLLFAADGFDSLFAVVSVEWLVVNRVPLTVDRVELGFLPLLPPLLYVAVLARQTRAVLADVEQPGPREAGAAVVGVTLAGLLLTVLATLLVGSAASDFAVRESSLSTALVWTAGVGITGSGLGVWLYFRRELRETLPLWVRGGLHLGTAYVAATWAAVTVLVLAGLVLAWDPVGSVLEIGKGLVGTAALTGISVAYLPNMVMAGAALMVGGEAHLGEASYSVFAVSRGPMPEVPLAAALPTTNPHWVVQGLLLVTVVLAAGLARSVAHWFRTTADAVKATWLAAAIVALVIALSPVVAGGRLGMLGMVGTGSLIAASMALLLFGIIGSATIALSLAGLTRRRVRAEGELERRRRRAGVSVDTDPVDGDPVDRGSADASGRDGGDGDGGGDELPAEAPDDEAGEPRADAVGGDESDDESDDESDDDEAGELWADTVGEVDAQADLDPAPGTDTPVAEDPPSPAAAEDPRSAETGSEDSEVALPVDPVADDAGPEDTVAEDTVADDSGPDDPRSGARPGVGRPDPDDPTGLPAEGRGAAD, from the coding sequence GTGAGTCCTCCACGCGTCATCCGGCCCGCTGCGAGACGGTCGCCCGCGGGTGCCCGCTCGTTGTTGTGGACGGCGGCCGCCGCGGCGCTGCCCGTCATCGTCTCGGTGCTGGTGCTGGCGGCGCTCACCCTGGCCGTGTTGCTGTTCGCCGCCGACGGGTTCGACTCGCTGTTCGCCGTGGTCTCGGTGGAGTGGCTGGTGGTCAACCGGGTGCCGCTGACCGTGGACCGGGTCGAGCTCGGGTTCCTGCCGCTGCTGCCCCCGCTCCTCTACGTGGCGGTCCTGGCGCGGCAGACCCGCGCGGTGCTGGCGGACGTCGAGCAACCGGGTCCGCGGGAGGCCGGCGCGGCCGTGGTCGGCGTGACGCTGGCCGGGCTGTTGCTGACCGTGCTGGCGACGCTGCTGGTGGGGTCCGCCGCATCGGACTTCGCGGTGCGCGAGTCGTCGCTGTCCACGGCGCTGGTGTGGACCGCGGGGGTGGGGATCACGGGCTCTGGGCTGGGTGTGTGGCTGTACTTCCGTCGGGAACTGCGCGAGACCCTGCCGCTGTGGGTGCGCGGCGGTCTCCACCTGGGAACGGCGTACGTGGCCGCGACCTGGGCGGCTGTCACGGTGTTGGTGCTGGCCGGGCTGGTCTTGGCGTGGGACCCGGTGGGGTCGGTCCTGGAGATCGGCAAGGGTCTCGTGGGCACCGCCGCGCTCACCGGCATCTCGGTGGCGTACCTGCCCAACATGGTGATGGCCGGTGCAGCGCTGATGGTCGGCGGTGAGGCGCACCTGGGGGAGGCCTCGTACAGCGTGTTCGCCGTCTCCCGAGGCCCGATGCCGGAGGTGCCGCTGGCGGCCGCGCTGCCCACCACCAACCCGCACTGGGTGGTGCAGGGTCTGCTGCTGGTGACGGTGGTGCTGGCGGCCGGGCTCGCCCGGTCGGTCGCGCACTGGTTCCGTACGACTGCGGACGCCGTCAAGGCGACCTGGCTCGCGGCGGCGATCGTGGCGCTGGTGATCGCGTTGAGCCCGGTCGTGGCCGGCGGCCGGCTGGGAATGCTCGGCATGGTCGGGACGGGCTCGCTCATCGCGGCGTCGATGGCCCTGTTGTTGTTCGGCATCATCGGTTCGGCGACCATCGCGCTGTCGTTGGCGGGCCTCACCCGGCGTCGTGTGCGGGCCGAGGGCGAGCTCGAGCGGCGCCGCCGGCGCGCCGGCGTCTCGGTGGACACGGACCCGGTGGACGGGGACCCGGTGGACCGGGGTTCAGCGGACGCCTCCGGCAGGGACGGCGGAGACGGAGACGGCGGCGGGGACGAGCTGCCCGCCGAGGCGCCCGACGACGAGGCCGGCGAACCCCGGGCCGACGCCGTGGGTGGTGACGAGAGCGACGACGAGAGCGACGACGAGAGCGACGACGACGAGGCCGGCGAACTCTGGGCCGACACCGTCGGCGAGGTCGACGCGCAGGCTGACCTCGACCCGGCCCCGGGCACGGACACCCCGGTCGCGGAGGACCCGCCATCCCCGGCGGCGGCTGAGGACCCGCGGTCTGCGGAGACGGGGTCCGAGGACTCCGAGGTCGCGCTGCCGGTCGACCCCGTCGCCGACGACGCCGGACCCGAGGACACCGTCGCCGAAGACACCGTCGCCGACGACTCCGGACCCGACGATCCCCGGTCTGGGGCCCGACCCGGGGTCGGACGCCCCGACCCCGACGATCCGACCGGTCTGCCTGCTGAGGGCAGAGGGGCGGCCGACTAG
- the purN gene encoding phosphoribosylglycinamide formyltransferase, which translates to MASGSGTLAQSVLDAAGAPDCPYRIVALVSDRDCEAVARADRVPLPTAVVRPGDHADRADWDRSITDVVNGFEPDWVVSAGFMRILGAAFLGRFAGRVLNTHPALLPAFPGAHAVRDALAYGVTVTGSTVHLVDGGVDTGPVITQRAVDVRPDDTEATLHERIKVVEREMLVDVLAAAARGRLHIEGRKVHLT; encoded by the coding sequence ATGGCGTCCGGTTCCGGAACCCTCGCGCAGAGTGTGCTCGACGCCGCAGGCGCCCCCGACTGTCCGTATCGCATCGTCGCGCTGGTCTCCGACCGCGACTGCGAGGCCGTCGCCCGGGCCGACCGTGTTCCTCTGCCCACTGCCGTCGTCCGGCCCGGCGACCACGCCGACCGCGCCGACTGGGACCGGTCGATCACCGACGTCGTGAACGGCTTCGAGCCCGACTGGGTGGTCTCGGCCGGATTCATGCGCATTCTCGGTGCGGCGTTCCTCGGACGATTCGCCGGACGCGTACTCAACACACACCCGGCCCTGCTGCCGGCCTTTCCCGGCGCCCATGCGGTGCGCGACGCGCTCGCCTACGGGGTGACCGTGACCGGCAGCACCGTCCACCTGGTCGACGGTGGCGTGGACACCGGACCCGTGATCACCCAGCGGGCCGTCGACGTCCGGCCGGACGACACGGAGGCCACCCTCCACGAACGCATCAAGGTCGTCGAGCGCGAGATGCTCGTCGACGTCCTCGCGGCCGCCGCCCGTGGCCGACTCCACATCGAAGGTCGAAAGGTGCACCTAACGTGA